A window of the Brassica napus cultivar Da-Ae chromosome A2, Da-Ae, whole genome shotgun sequence genome harbors these coding sequences:
- the LOC125584385 gene encoding uncharacterized protein LOC125584385, translated as MSEERRDGKQPESSGEPAVQQINLNQVQFEAMIAEITRRMQNTYNRVQQANETLPGDNAGQERDAVAAGVQRARIGPIRGQRVELRGRGIYGEHYQEDSADESDDGSQASHHGRNHNRRRPATDNLGNLKLRIPPFHGKNDPDAYLEWEKKIELVFNCQQFTEERKVRLAATEFCGYAISWWDQIATTRRRNGEPQVASWFEMKTVMKKRFVPNHYGRDLHQKLRRLSQGSKSVEDYHQEMETLMLKADLEEEVEATMARFQGGLNRDIQDRLELQEYEDMDELLHKAILIEQQNKRKSSTRSSYTPASKPAYSKEDKPGDKSKEGSSSVENKRDDKGKGVATPTKTRNIKCFKCHGFGHYANECTNKKVMTILADGEVISEEEDAGQESDEEGVEYPVRGELLVTRRLLNAQPKPKEDEQRENLFHTRCLIQEKVCSLIIDGGSCTNVASAELVEKLGLQVFKHPKPYLLQWINDEGGLKITKQVKVLLSVGKYQDEITCDVAPLEASHILLGRPWQYDKRSVHDGFTNRYTFIHKEKQVTLAPMTPQEVHQDQMHLKMKRGESKAASNPCFLKRPASSTTNPAPEIPEEIECLLQEYRDVFPEDNPIGLPPIRGIEHQIDFVPGATLPNRPAYRTNPVETKELQKQVNELMEKGHIRESMSPCAVPVLLVPKKDGSWRMCVDCRAINNITVKYRHPIPRLDDMLDELHDNLVFLGFVVTSQGIQVDEEKVKAIREWPIPKSIGEVRSFHGLAGFYRRFVRDFSTVAAP; from the exons ATGAGTGAAGAGAGGCGAGATGGAAAGCAACCTGAGAGTTCAGGAGAACCGGCTGTCCAGCAAATCAACCTCAACCAAGTTCAATTTGAGGCTATGATAGCTGAGATAACCAGAAGAATGCAAAACACTTACAACCGTGTTCAACAAGCTAATGAAACTTTACCTGGTGATAATGCAGGGCAAGAGAGGGACGCGGTTGCTGCTGGAGTTCAGAGAGCACGCATTGGACCTATAAGAGGGCAACGAGTTGAGCTTAGGGGTCGTGGGATTTATGGAGAACattatcaagaagattcagctGATGAAAGTGATGATGGATCTCAGGCTAGTCATCATGGTAGAAATCACAACCGCAGGCGACCAGCTACTGATAACCTAGGCAATCTCAAGCTTAGAATCCCTCCATTCCATGGGAAGAATGATCCTGATGCTTACttagagtgggagaagaagattgaactGGTTTTCAATTGCCAACAGTTCACTGAGGAGAGGAAAGTGAGACTAGCAGCTACTGAATTCTGTGGTTATGCTATtagctggtgggatcagattGCTACTACCAGGAGACGCAATGGAGAGCCTCAGGTAGCTTCATGGTTTGAGATGAAAACTGTGATGAAAAAGAGATTTGTTCCTAATCACTATGGAAGAGATCTACACCAGAAGTTGAGAAGGCTTTCTCAAGGATCTAAGAGTGTagaggactatcaccaggagatggaaACACTCATGTTGAAAGCTGACTtagaagaagaagtagaagctactatggctagaTTCCAAGGAGGTCTTAACAGAGATATACAAGATAGGTTGGAGCTACAAGAGTATGAGGACATGGATGAACTGCTACATAAGGCTATTTTGATTGAGCAGCAGAACAAGAGGAAGAGCTCTACCCGGTCTTCATACACACCTGCCTCAAAACCGGCCTACTCCAAGGAAGATAAGCCAGGGGATAAGTCCAAAGAAGGGTCTTCTTCAGTGGAGAACAAGAGAGatgacaagggtaaaggagtagCCACACCTACTAAGACCAGGAACATTAAGTGTTTCAAGTGTCATGGCTTTGGTCACTAcgctaatgagtgcaccaacaagaaGGTGATGACTATCTTAGCCGACGGGGAGGTGATATCTGAAGAGGAGGACGCCGGCCAAGAGTCTGATGAGGAAGGCGTGGAGTACCCTGTCCGGGGAGAGCTATTAGTCACCAGGAGACTTCTCAATGCTCAACCTAAACCCAAAGAAGATGAGCAAAGGGAAAACTTGTTTCACACCAGATGCCTGATTCAAGAAAAGGTTTGTAGCTTgatcattgatggaggaagttgtacTAATGTAGCAAGTGCTGAGTTGGTGGAGAAGTTGGGTCTTCAAGTGTTCAAGCATCCTAAGCCATATCTGTTGCAATGGATCAATGATGAGGGAGGATTAAAGATCACCAAGCAAGTGAAGGTATTGCTATCAGTGGGAAAGTACCAGGATGAGATCACTTGTGATGTAGCACCCCTGGAAGCTAGCCACATCCTTCTTGGACGTCCATGGcagtatgataagagatcaGTACATGATGGCTTTACCAACAGATACACTTTTATCCATAAGGAGAAACAAGTTACCCTGGCGCCAATGACCCCTCAGGAGGTACACCAGGATCAGATGCATCTCaaaatgaagagaggagagTCCAAGGCCGCCAGCAATCCTTGCTTCTTGAAGAGACCAGCCAG CTCTACTACTAACCCTGCTCCTGAGATTCCAGAGGAGATTGAGTGTCTTTTGCAGGAGTATAGAGATGTGTTCCCAGAGGACAATCCCATAGGTCTGCCGCCTATTAGGGGAATAGAGCACCAGATTGACtttgtaccaggagctactttaccaaaccgtccagcatacaggaccaacCCTGTGGAGACTAAGGAGCTTCAGAAACAAGTCAATGAGCTAATGGAGAAGGGACATATCAGGGAGAGTATGAGTCCTTGTGCTGTACCTGTCCTCTTGGTGCCAAAAAAAGATGGAAgctggaggatgtgtgtggactgcagagccatcaacaacataacagttaaGTACAGACATCCTATTCCTCGCTTAGATGATATGCTAGATGAGTTACATG ATAACCTtgtctttttaggttttgttgtgaCTTCACAGGGCATACAGGTTGATGAGGAAAAGGTGAAGGCTATCAGGgagtggccgattcctaaaTCTATTGGAGAGGTCAGAAGTTTTCATGGACTTGCTGGCTTCTACCGGAGGTTTGTGAGAGATTTCAGTACAGTTGCAGCACCCTGA